One window of Papaver somniferum cultivar HN1 chromosome 9, ASM357369v1, whole genome shotgun sequence genomic DNA carries:
- the LOC113309868 gene encoding two-component response regulator-like PRR95 isoform X1: protein MEPRIIAAVKGSSTSSKQVDQGLAVVNLNLNEEELSNRRELVVVVEEQVIRWEKFLPRRFLRVLLVENDDSTRHIVTALLRKCNYQVAAVADGLKAWALLKKKPYNFDLVLTEVVMPSISGIGLLSKIMNSDICKSIPVIMMSSHDSIGIVFKCMLKGAADFLVKPVRKNELRNLWQHVWRKYCQSGSSGDGSENGKPHKTKMETDSDNEVASNHGSENAGIRSKDDDSSDRGSRTQSSCRKSEMEIESAQKLGKSIPEDENIICCEETNPELGKHDFIMATVSASSTPEKEKGKDTVVEKEIKITLSIHDVVSTEKVWVKTAVCNGSLHWGEGPDSLRSEKNEVTDSKHLDQNDGTSKLPKEMIRFLGTALTTHCSDEALETSNQREDILCSSAKASDRKRTAYNSVSSDLLELSLRRPQLNKEEEVLQTKHVLNHSIASAFSRYRNQRNHFSCPRTGSSPATKIDEGDDLHHDILEKAGNGRGVPLSHIETASLGRETPMNCQFSSGCDKELEENSGSVRSKETACLGSSSSKEVSAHPQLEVIQFPIPVGAIPFHSTVAGFGTMMQPIFCPDRSIPHFGQKDVCATPDPFSHKNTQSVNSILNWSSRQYLGNQHSDRLTQGTEAQRTHTEPAYPRPRVVAHLPGEQVDLGGNCNFSITVGSGSNGASEEISVPGNNGTAPETGNEDKYISSNGKGLDPNRSRREAALTKFRLKRKDRCFEKKVRYQNRKKLAEQRPRIKGQFVRQPVGDQPL, encoded by the exons ATGGAGCCAAGGATTATCGCAGCAGTAAAAGGATCATCAACATCATCGAAGCAAGTTGATCAAGGTTTAGCTGTAGTTAATCTCAACTTAAATGAGGAAGAATTAAGCAACCGCAGAGAATTAGTAGTTGTAGTTGAAGAACAAGTGATTCGTTGGGAAAAGTTTCTGCCTCGGAGATTTCTTAGGGTTTTACTTGTCGAGAATGATGATTCAACACGCCATATTGTTACTGCTCTTCTCAGGAAATGTAACTACCAAG TTGCTGCAGTTGCAGATGGACTAAAGGCTTGGGCTTTGTTAAAGAAGAAACCCTACAATTTTGATCTTGTTCTAACAGAAGTAGTGATGCCTTCAATTTCTGGAATTGGTCTACTTTCTAAGATAATGAACAGTGACATATGCAAAAGCATCCCCGTTATCA TGATGTCTTCACACGATTCTATTGGAATCGTGTTTAAGTGCATGCTGAAGGGTGCCGCTGACTTTCTTGTGAAGCCAGTTAGGAAAAATGAGTTGAGAAATTTGTGGCAACATGTTTGGAGAAAGTATTGT CAGTCTGGCAGCAGTGGAGATGGATCTGAAAATGGAAAACCCCATAAAACAAAAATGGAGACTGATTCAGACAATGAAGTGGCAAGTAACCACGGAAGTGAAAATGCTGGCATTAGATCCAAGGATGACGATAGTTCAGATAGAGGAAGCCGTACTCAA AGTTCTTGTAGGAAATCAGAGATGGAAATTGAAAGTGCACAAAAGCTAGGAAAGTCTATTCCAGAAGATGAAAACATAATCTGCTGCGAGGAAACTAACCCTGAATTAGGAAAACATGACTTCATTATGGCCACAGTGTCAGCATCATCAACTCCTGAGAAGGAAAAGGGGAAAG ATACCGTGGTTGAAAAGGAGATTAAGATAACTTTATCCATCCATGATGTCGTTTCTACTGAGAAGGTTTGGGTGAAGACTGCTGTTTGTAATGGATCATTACACTGGGGAGAAGGCCCAGATTCTCTGAGAAGCGAAAAGAATGAGGTTACTGACTCCAAACATCTAGATCAAAATGATGGAACCAGCAAACTTCCGAAAGAGATGATACGATTTCTTGGCACAGCACTTACTACACATTGTAGTGATGAAGCATTGGAAACTAGTAATCAACGAGAGGATATCTTGTGTTCATCTGCAAAAGCTTCTGATAGAAAGAGGACAGCATACAACTCTGTTTCCTCGGACTTGTTGGAGCTCTCTTTGAGAAGACCACAGCTAAACAAGGAAGAGGAAGTCCTCCAGACAAAGCATGTCTTAAATCACTCCATTGCATCCGCATTTTCAAG GTACAGAAATCAAAGGAATCACTTCTCTTGTCCAAGAACTGGATCTTCACCAGCTACTAAAATTGATGAAGGTGATGATCTTCATCATGACATTCTTGAAAAAGCTGGTAACGGAAGGGGAGTTCCTTTGTCGCATATTGAAACTGCATCACTTGGAAGAGAAACTCCTATGAACTGCCAGTTCTCATCTGGTTGTGACAAAGAACTTGAAGAAAATTCAGGATCCGTTCGCTCAAAGGAAACCGCATGTTTAGGTAGTTCTTCTAGTAAGGAAGTTTCTGCTCACCCTCAACTTGAGGTAATACAATTTCCTATTCCTGTTGGAGCGATCCCTTTCCACAGTACGGTTGCTGGCTTTGGTACTATGATGCAACCAATTTTCTGTCCCGACCGTTCTATACCTCATTTTGGTCAGAAGGACGTATGTGCAACTCCTGACCCATTCTCCCACAAAAACACTCAATCTGTAAATAGCATCTTAAATTGGAGTTCTCGTCAGTATCTCGGAAATCAACATTCAGATCGTTTGACGCAAGGCACGGAAGCACAAAGGACTCATACTGAACCAGCATATCCAAGACCAAGAGTAGTAGCACATCTTCCTGGTGAACAGGTCGACCTAGGTGGTAACTGTAATTTTTCTATCACCGTAGGCAGTGGAAGCAATGGCGCGTCTGAGGAAATAAGTGTGCCTGGCAACAATGGAACTGCTCCAGAGACTGGAAATGAAGATAAATATATCAGCTCTAATGGGAAAGGTTTAGACCCTAATCGTTCTAGACGCGAGGCTGCACTGACCAAATTCCGGTTAAAAAGAAAAGACCGATGTTTTGAGAAAAAG GTAAGATATCAGAATAGGAAAAAGCTTGCAGAGCAACGACCACGAATTAAAGGGCAATTCGTGCGTCAACCAGTTGGTGACCAACCACTATAG
- the LOC113309868 gene encoding two-component response regulator-like APRR9 isoform X2, whose protein sequence is MEPRIIAAVKGSSTSSKQVDQGLAVVNLNLNEEELSNRRELVVVVEEQVIRWEKFLPRRFLRVLLVENDDSTRHIVTALLRKCNYQVAAVADGLKAWALLKKKPYNFDLVLTEVVMPSISGIGLLSKIMNSDICKSIPVIMMSSHDSIGIVFKCMLKGAADFLVKPVRKNELRNLWQHVWRKYCSGSSGDGSENGKPHKTKMETDSDNEVASNHGSENAGIRSKDDDSSDRGSRTQSSCRKSEMEIESAQKLGKSIPEDENIICCEETNPELGKHDFIMATVSASSTPEKEKGKDTVVEKEIKITLSIHDVVSTEKVWVKTAVCNGSLHWGEGPDSLRSEKNEVTDSKHLDQNDGTSKLPKEMIRFLGTALTTHCSDEALETSNQREDILCSSAKASDRKRTAYNSVSSDLLELSLRRPQLNKEEEVLQTKHVLNHSIASAFSRYRNQRNHFSCPRTGSSPATKIDEGDDLHHDILEKAGNGRGVPLSHIETASLGRETPMNCQFSSGCDKELEENSGSVRSKETACLGSSSSKEVSAHPQLEVIQFPIPVGAIPFHSTVAGFGTMMQPIFCPDRSIPHFGQKDVCATPDPFSHKNTQSVNSILNWSSRQYLGNQHSDRLTQGTEAQRTHTEPAYPRPRVVAHLPGEQVDLGGNCNFSITVGSGSNGASEEISVPGNNGTAPETGNEDKYISSNGKGLDPNRSRREAALTKFRLKRKDRCFEKKVRYQNRKKLAEQRPRIKGQFVRQPVGDQPL, encoded by the exons ATGGAGCCAAGGATTATCGCAGCAGTAAAAGGATCATCAACATCATCGAAGCAAGTTGATCAAGGTTTAGCTGTAGTTAATCTCAACTTAAATGAGGAAGAATTAAGCAACCGCAGAGAATTAGTAGTTGTAGTTGAAGAACAAGTGATTCGTTGGGAAAAGTTTCTGCCTCGGAGATTTCTTAGGGTTTTACTTGTCGAGAATGATGATTCAACACGCCATATTGTTACTGCTCTTCTCAGGAAATGTAACTACCAAG TTGCTGCAGTTGCAGATGGACTAAAGGCTTGGGCTTTGTTAAAGAAGAAACCCTACAATTTTGATCTTGTTCTAACAGAAGTAGTGATGCCTTCAATTTCTGGAATTGGTCTACTTTCTAAGATAATGAACAGTGACATATGCAAAAGCATCCCCGTTATCA TGATGTCTTCACACGATTCTATTGGAATCGTGTTTAAGTGCATGCTGAAGGGTGCCGCTGACTTTCTTGTGAAGCCAGTTAGGAAAAATGAGTTGAGAAATTTGTGGCAACATGTTTGGAGAAAGTATTGT TCTGGCAGCAGTGGAGATGGATCTGAAAATGGAAAACCCCATAAAACAAAAATGGAGACTGATTCAGACAATGAAGTGGCAAGTAACCACGGAAGTGAAAATGCTGGCATTAGATCCAAGGATGACGATAGTTCAGATAGAGGAAGCCGTACTCAA AGTTCTTGTAGGAAATCAGAGATGGAAATTGAAAGTGCACAAAAGCTAGGAAAGTCTATTCCAGAAGATGAAAACATAATCTGCTGCGAGGAAACTAACCCTGAATTAGGAAAACATGACTTCATTATGGCCACAGTGTCAGCATCATCAACTCCTGAGAAGGAAAAGGGGAAAG ATACCGTGGTTGAAAAGGAGATTAAGATAACTTTATCCATCCATGATGTCGTTTCTACTGAGAAGGTTTGGGTGAAGACTGCTGTTTGTAATGGATCATTACACTGGGGAGAAGGCCCAGATTCTCTGAGAAGCGAAAAGAATGAGGTTACTGACTCCAAACATCTAGATCAAAATGATGGAACCAGCAAACTTCCGAAAGAGATGATACGATTTCTTGGCACAGCACTTACTACACATTGTAGTGATGAAGCATTGGAAACTAGTAATCAACGAGAGGATATCTTGTGTTCATCTGCAAAAGCTTCTGATAGAAAGAGGACAGCATACAACTCTGTTTCCTCGGACTTGTTGGAGCTCTCTTTGAGAAGACCACAGCTAAACAAGGAAGAGGAAGTCCTCCAGACAAAGCATGTCTTAAATCACTCCATTGCATCCGCATTTTCAAG GTACAGAAATCAAAGGAATCACTTCTCTTGTCCAAGAACTGGATCTTCACCAGCTACTAAAATTGATGAAGGTGATGATCTTCATCATGACATTCTTGAAAAAGCTGGTAACGGAAGGGGAGTTCCTTTGTCGCATATTGAAACTGCATCACTTGGAAGAGAAACTCCTATGAACTGCCAGTTCTCATCTGGTTGTGACAAAGAACTTGAAGAAAATTCAGGATCCGTTCGCTCAAAGGAAACCGCATGTTTAGGTAGTTCTTCTAGTAAGGAAGTTTCTGCTCACCCTCAACTTGAGGTAATACAATTTCCTATTCCTGTTGGAGCGATCCCTTTCCACAGTACGGTTGCTGGCTTTGGTACTATGATGCAACCAATTTTCTGTCCCGACCGTTCTATACCTCATTTTGGTCAGAAGGACGTATGTGCAACTCCTGACCCATTCTCCCACAAAAACACTCAATCTGTAAATAGCATCTTAAATTGGAGTTCTCGTCAGTATCTCGGAAATCAACATTCAGATCGTTTGACGCAAGGCACGGAAGCACAAAGGACTCATACTGAACCAGCATATCCAAGACCAAGAGTAGTAGCACATCTTCCTGGTGAACAGGTCGACCTAGGTGGTAACTGTAATTTTTCTATCACCGTAGGCAGTGGAAGCAATGGCGCGTCTGAGGAAATAAGTGTGCCTGGCAACAATGGAACTGCTCCAGAGACTGGAAATGAAGATAAATATATCAGCTCTAATGGGAAAGGTTTAGACCCTAATCGTTCTAGACGCGAGGCTGCACTGACCAAATTCCGGTTAAAAAGAAAAGACCGATGTTTTGAGAAAAAG GTAAGATATCAGAATAGGAAAAAGCTTGCAGAGCAACGACCACGAATTAAAGGGCAATTCGTGCGTCAACCAGTTGGTGACCAACCACTATAG